One genomic region from Phragmites australis chromosome 1, lpPhrAust1.1, whole genome shotgun sequence encodes:
- the LOC133886810 gene encoding uncharacterized protein LOC133886810 translates to MEPQPGSPTSPSSPDTPSSGSAEVTMPPGVMPASDEPMEEVAALEPGKQSTSSSSYSSSSSSAESLFHIDVAELSSPLAPAPEDEQAAPVQSAEVKPDDWAKWPEQQPQTVDDPFLSDGGAALTGLTKAPEVQTTPKLEGAAAGAGGNGFDPERIPASVFQPRTSLSQAEWSVASNESLFSIQGASNPADLGGFYGGSRSHFDYFYDEAVASAGGTEADSKLPTVAEGSEPGDALDGAGAKEFTMPGSARSEASGGSAGAKKAAVFRRHESGSGGSSSNFSFAFPILAETSPKKRDGVAGALYQPLQKEYEQPLPPLAPPVSAFEEMTTEEERRRRTGWFCCGQCCGCCWFAYSCRSCCCCCCRWQWWRCGCCRCSCPCSWCLCF, encoded by the exons ATGGAGCCCCAGCCCGGCTCGCCGACGTCGCCGTCCTCTCCGGACACGCCGTCATCAGGCAGTGCCGAGGTAACCATGCCTCCTGGAGTGATGCCGGCGTCCGACGAGCCAATGGAGGAGGTCGCTGCCCTTGAGCCCGGCAAGCAGTCGACGTCATCTTCGTCGtactcctcgtcctcgtcgtcggctGAGAGCCTGTTCCATATCGACGTGGCCGAGCTCAGCAGCCCGTTGGCGCCAGCGCCGGAGGACGAACAAGCCGCTCCCGTGCAGAGCGCCGAGGTCAAACCGGACGACTGGGCAAAGTGGCCGGAGCAACAGCCTCAGACCGTCGACGACCCGTTCTTGTCGGACGGCGGCGCGGCGCTCACCGGGCTGACGAAGGCGCCGGAGGTCCAGACGACGCCGAAGCTTGAGGGCGCCGCCGCGGGGGCCGGGGGCAACGGGTTCGATCCGGAGAGGATCCCGGCGTCCGTCTTCCAGCCCAGGACGTCATTGTCCCAAGCCGAGTGGAGCGTGGCGTCCAACGAGTCGCTGTTCAGCATCCAGGGCGCCAGCAACCCCGCCGACCTCGGCGGGTTCTACGGCGGCAGCAGGTCGCACTTCGACTACTTCTACGACGAGGCCGTGGCCTCTGCCGGCGGTACGGAGGCAGACTCGAAGCTGCCGACCGTCGCGGAAGGGTCGGAACCGGGGGACGCGTtggacggcgccggcgccaaggaGTTCACGATGCCGGGCAGCGCGAGGTCGGAAGCCAGCGGCGGGAGCGCTGGGGCGAAGAAAGCCGCCGTGTTCCGGCGCCACGAGAGCGGCTCTGGAGGCAGCTCTAGCAACTTCTCCTTCGCCTTCCCAAT aCTGGCAGAGACGTCGCCGAAGAAGAGGGACGGCGTCGCCGGCGCGCTGTACCAGCCGCTGCAGAAGGAGTACGAgcagccgctgccgccgctcgcTCCCCCTGTGTCGGCGTTCGAGGAGATGACAACGGAGGAGgaacggaggaggaggacggggtGGTTCTGCTGCGGACAGtgctgcggctgctgctggttCGCCTACTCCTGCCgctcgtgctgctgctgctgctgtcgatggcagtggtggcgctgcggctgctgccgctgctcctGCCCGTGCAGCTGGTGCCTCTGCTTCTGA